Proteins encoded in a region of the Agromyces protaetiae genome:
- a CDS encoding RHS repeat domain-containing protein → MCAVLVAGVAAPSWAATDEGGRAGSAVVGPFMLGAGVQGVVDERSGAFSFEVPLGGVSLKWDSRGPGEGRFGLGPRWAVAGIGFVDVAGGVRVVPSGGVQAVFEADDSVPSGLAGYPGDDVRFTQTPGRLPARADGVVGEREYTFVLRELGGLVSYFDAAGDPVAKLDAHGGRVDWAWQPGHRLTRVVTETGVVTELDWSDPARVEIQARAGMAGSVRPVGVIELDAGLVDAIVDATGARTTVSYAPTGLVSRIAAPSGAVTAVVWQPLSDGTAAIERVAVTDSATGELVTARRWEAAHGLASGWPVTTDPSRVSRTAVTDGLTRVESEYNGRQSMTARETSVTSASGERVLQRQAFTYPDQDGGAPGRVDRPNGMDLTQTNAAGETKTVSEAYLVDVYGRVIERTAVDGTVTTTEYDPESPVDPEFPEDMGVPVGLPISQRTEAPDGAVTETRYTLNEARTAVTVEETFAGTRGSTLTRTGRSEFVVEPDGFVSVERVYPQGGAGEPLVTEHAKTIDLAAGTVTTTETIAAGTELATTTSTEADLVHGQPTTVADVLGNTTTLSYDAVGRPALAADGTRYVYNALNQPVRETSLGGAVTRTDYWATGDRATLTSADQTTGFYWDDGTLLNDTHTHTDAGATKTASYLTGIARESRSLTGDTTHYAVRDRHGNTTELTDPAGSRTARYAYTDYGTTTTHVTREPGVDEASRYPFLYSGEYTDPNGTQHLAVRTYAPERMSFTTQDTLPLQNRYGYANANPITNIDPSGHFAVQDVVHGLSTGLSVVFAVLLGVSIYATGGLAAMSVPSIVAATGFFLADAAAAVIGTIGLVHTYGPKFLQPEDKEPLKHAEYGLLAAGAAGMLLRVAPKVVAKVSEAWNTRQAAQRAQEEQHLLNAGNEIAKFHRGRQKLVTDVSNTDIVTNLHESTSQIRPLLNGAQESLDRIKTAYLDTARGWRHGTPTNLELDSFVLKHSADFRAVDNSLIRAQWRVRSELPDATDAQWTEYAKALELNEYLHTPRINSLLESTRFAST, encoded by the coding sequence GTGTGCGCAGTCCTCGTGGCGGGCGTCGCCGCTCCGTCGTGGGCGGCGACTGACGAAGGTGGTCGGGCCGGGTCGGCGGTCGTCGGCCCCTTCATGCTCGGTGCCGGGGTGCAGGGCGTGGTGGATGAGCGTTCGGGGGCCTTCTCGTTCGAGGTGCCGCTGGGTGGGGTGAGCCTGAAGTGGGATTCGCGTGGCCCCGGCGAGGGCCGGTTCGGGTTGGGGCCGCGGTGGGCGGTCGCCGGCATCGGGTTCGTGGATGTCGCGGGCGGGGTGCGGGTGGTGCCGTCCGGTGGCGTGCAGGCGGTGTTCGAGGCCGATGACTCGGTGCCGTCGGGCCTGGCCGGGTACCCGGGCGACGACGTGCGGTTCACGCAGACGCCAGGGCGGTTGCCGGCACGGGCCGATGGGGTGGTGGGTGAGCGCGAGTATACGTTCGTGTTGCGTGAGCTGGGCGGTCTGGTGTCGTACTTCGACGCCGCGGGCGACCCGGTCGCGAAGCTGGATGCGCACGGTGGTCGGGTGGATTGGGCGTGGCAGCCGGGACACCGGCTGACCCGGGTGGTGACCGAGACGGGTGTGGTGACCGAGCTGGACTGGTCGGACCCTGCGCGGGTCGAGATCCAGGCCCGGGCGGGTATGGCTGGTTCCGTTCGACCGGTGGGCGTGATCGAGCTGGATGCGGGTCTGGTGGACGCGATCGTGGATGCCACGGGTGCGCGCACGACCGTGAGCTACGCGCCGACGGGGTTGGTGTCCCGCATCGCGGCGCCGAGTGGGGCGGTCACTGCGGTGGTCTGGCAGCCGTTGTCCGATGGCACGGCCGCAATCGAGCGGGTCGCGGTGACCGACTCGGCCACCGGTGAGCTGGTCACCGCGCGACGCTGGGAAGCCGCCCACGGGCTCGCCTCGGGATGGCCGGTGACCACCGATCCCTCGAGGGTCTCCCGCACCGCGGTGACCGACGGGCTGACCCGCGTGGAGTCGGAGTACAACGGCCGGCAGTCGATGACCGCCCGCGAGACGTCGGTGACGTCCGCATCGGGTGAGCGGGTGCTGCAGCGGCAGGCCTTCACCTATCCCGATCAGGATGGCGGGGCGCCGGGCCGGGTGGACCGGCCGAACGGCATGGACCTGACGCAGACGAATGCGGCGGGGGAGACGAAGACGGTGTCCGAGGCGTACCTCGTCGATGTGTACGGGCGGGTGATCGAGCGGACTGCGGTGGACGGCACGGTCACCACGACCGAGTACGACCCCGAGTCGCCCGTTGACCCGGAGTTCCCCGAGGACATGGGAGTGCCGGTGGGGTTGCCGATCTCACAGCGCACCGAGGCGCCGGACGGTGCCGTGACGGAGACCCGGTACACGTTGAACGAGGCCCGCACCGCGGTCACCGTCGAGGAGACGTTCGCGGGCACTCGCGGCAGCACGTTGACGCGCACAGGTCGGTCGGAGTTCGTCGTCGAACCTGACGGGTTCGTCAGCGTGGAGCGGGTGTACCCGCAGGGTGGGGCCGGCGAGCCGCTGGTGACCGAGCACGCCAAGACGATCGACCTGGCCGCCGGCACGGTGACGACGACGGAGACGATCGCGGCCGGCACTGAGCTTGCGACGACGACGAGCACCGAGGCGGATCTGGTGCACGGGCAGCCGACGACGGTCGCGGACGTGCTCGGCAACACCACCACGCTGAGCTATGACGCGGTGGGCCGGCCGGCCCTGGCCGCGGACGGCACCCGATACGTGTACAACGCGCTGAACCAGCCCGTGCGCGAAACCAGCCTGGGAGGGGCGGTCACCCGCACCGACTATTGGGCCACCGGCGACCGCGCCACCCTCACTTCCGCCGACCAGACGACCGGGTTCTACTGGGACGACGGCACTCTCCTGAACGACACCCACACCCACACCGACGCCGGCGCCACGAAGACTGCGAGCTATCTGACCGGGATCGCCCGCGAGTCCCGCAGCCTCACGGGCGACACCACGCACTACGCCGTCCGTGACCGGCACGGCAACACCACCGAACTCACCGACCCCGCCGGCAGCCGGACCGCCCGGTACGCCTATACCGACTACGGCACCACCACGACGCACGTCACCCGTGAACCCGGTGTCGACGAGGCATCCCGATACCCGTTCCTCTACTCGGGTGAGTACACCGATCCCAACGGAACCCAGCACCTCGCCGTGCGCACCTATGCCCCCGAGCGCATGTCCTTCACGACGCAAGACACCCTTCCCCTGCAGAACCGCTACGGCTACGCCAACGCCAACCCGATCACCAACATCGATCCGTCAGGCCACTTCGCCGTTCAAGACGTCGTCCACGGGCTGTCCACCGGCCTGAGCGTCGTGTTCGCGGTGCTCCTGGGGGTCTCGATCTACGCGACCGGTGGCCTCGCAGCCATGTCGGTGCCGAGCATCGTCGCGGCAACCGGCTTCTTCCTCGCCGACGCGGCGGCCGCCGTGATCGGAACGATCGGACTCGTCCACACCTACGGGCCGAAGTTCCTTCAGCCCGAAGATAAGGAGCCGCTGAAGCACGCAGAATACGGACTGCTCGCGGCTGGAGCCGCCGGCATGCTCCTCCGCGTGGCGCCGAAGGTCGTCGCCAAGGTCAGCGAGGCGTGGAATACACGGCAGGCGGCGCAGCGGGCGCAGGAGGAACAGCACCTCCTCAACGCCGGGAATGAGATCGCCAAGTTCCATCGCGGGCGCCAGAAGCTGGTCACCGACGTGAGCAACACCGACATCGTCACGAACCTGCACGAGTCGACATCGCAGATCCGCCCGCTCCTGAATGGAGCTCAGGAGAGTCTGGACCGCATCAAGACGGCATATCTTGACACCGCCAGGGGGTGGCGGCACGGCACTCCGACCAACCTCGAACTCGATTCCTTCGTGCTCAAGCACAGCGCCGACTTCCGTGCGGTCGACAACAGCCTGATTCGTGCCCAGTGGCGGGTGAGGAGCGAGCTTCCGGACGCGACGGATGCTCAGTGGACGGAGTACGCGAAGGCGCTCGAACTCAATGAATACCTGCACACTCCCCGCATCAACAGCCTGCTGGAGAGCACGAGGTTCGCGTCGACCTGA
- the surE gene encoding 5'/3'-nucleotidase SurE, which translates to MSRVALVTNDDGIDSRGLHALARTAIDAGLQVIVAAPWSEASGSSAAITGADADGRVRMERREIEGLDGATVFAVQAAPAMIALLAAHGAFGATPDVVLSGINRGANIGHVVLHSGTVGAALTAGASGTSGLAVSLDVGHDPDAHHWETAAAVVAPLIGPLLESPAGTVLNVNVPNRAALDGVEPRSARLAEFGVVQTTAAVPGEGEVRLTVADLSGEFDPESDAVLLQAGHATLTALSGVGEAALPSACATVSSSR; encoded by the coding sequence GTGAGCCGGGTCGCGCTCGTCACGAACGACGACGGCATCGACTCGCGCGGGCTGCACGCACTCGCACGCACCGCGATCGACGCCGGGCTGCAGGTGATCGTCGCCGCACCGTGGTCGGAGGCGAGCGGCAGCAGCGCCGCGATCACGGGCGCCGACGCCGACGGCCGGGTGCGCATGGAGCGTCGCGAGATCGAGGGGCTCGACGGCGCCACGGTCTTCGCGGTGCAGGCCGCACCCGCCATGATCGCGCTGCTCGCTGCGCACGGCGCGTTCGGCGCGACGCCCGACGTGGTGCTCTCGGGCATCAACCGCGGGGCGAACATCGGCCACGTGGTGCTGCACTCGGGCACGGTCGGCGCAGCGCTGACGGCGGGCGCGAGCGGGACAAGCGGGCTCGCGGTGTCGCTCGACGTGGGTCACGACCCCGACGCGCATCACTGGGAGACTGCGGCGGCCGTCGTCGCCCCGCTCATCGGCCCGCTGCTCGAGAGCCCGGCCGGCACCGTGCTGAACGTGAACGTGCCGAACCGAGCAGCCCTCGACGGTGTGGAGCCGCGCTCCGCGCGCCTGGCCGAGTTCGGCGTCGTGCAGACGACAGCCGCGGTGCCCGGTGAGGGCGAGGTGCGCCTCACCGTGGCCGACCTCTCAGGCGAGTTCGACCCCGAGAGCGATGCGGTGCTGCTGCAGGCGGGGCATGCGACGCTCACCGCATTGTCGGGGGTGGGCGAGGCGGCGCTGCCGTCGGCATGTGCGACCGTCTCCAGCTCGCGGTGA
- a CDS encoding 1-phosphofructokinase family hexose kinase: MGHVVIFAPSPLVTVTIEDADGADLHIHAGGQGVWQARMLLTLGADVTMCATLTGELGEIAGHILEDDGIRVAAIRREGRGAGYVHDRRSGERTSLIEQDGDALSRHDLDELYALTLREAMAADLVLLSGPADDATLPDDVYRRLASDVRAAGGRVIVDLAGSRLDAAVEGGVLLAKVSDEELLASGHTEAESVDGFIAAARRLRDAGAEHVLVTRADHPSLLITGDGAFSIHVPRMEAVDARGAGDSFTAAVTAALLDGEEPVAAVELGAAAAALNVTRHGLGSGDAEAIRRLREEVRIEPVRGDGAEQVSPTELAGRVEEIAS; the protein is encoded by the coding sequence ATGGGACATGTCGTGATCTTCGCGCCCTCACCACTCGTCACCGTCACCATCGAGGACGCCGATGGCGCCGACCTGCACATCCACGCCGGCGGGCAGGGTGTGTGGCAGGCCCGCATGCTGCTGACACTCGGCGCCGATGTGACCATGTGCGCGACGCTCACCGGCGAGCTCGGCGAGATCGCCGGGCACATCCTCGAGGACGACGGCATCCGTGTCGCCGCGATCCGCCGCGAGGGACGCGGCGCCGGGTACGTGCACGATCGGCGCTCGGGCGAGCGCACCAGCCTCATCGAACAGGACGGCGACGCGCTGTCGCGCCACGATCTCGACGAGTTGTACGCGCTCACCCTGCGCGAGGCGATGGCCGCCGATCTGGTGTTGTTGAGCGGGCCGGCCGACGATGCGACGCTGCCTGATGACGTGTACCGCCGGCTCGCCTCCGACGTGCGGGCGGCGGGCGGCCGGGTGATCGTGGACCTCGCCGGCTCGCGGCTCGACGCCGCGGTCGAGGGCGGGGTGCTGCTCGCCAAGGTGAGTGACGAGGAGCTGCTCGCGTCGGGGCACACCGAGGCGGAGTCGGTCGACGGCTTCATCGCTGCGGCGCGCCGGCTCCGCGACGCGGGCGCGGAGCACGTGCTCGTGACGCGGGCCGACCATCCGAGCCTGCTCATCACCGGCGACGGCGCGTTCAGCATCCACGTGCCGCGCATGGAGGCCGTCGACGCACGCGGCGCCGGGGACTCGTTCACGGCCGCGGTCACCGCGGCTCTCCTCGACGGCGAGGAGCCGGTGGCGGCGGTGGAGCTGGGCGCGGCGGCCGCCGCGCTGAACGTGACGCGGCACGGGCTCGGGTCGGGCGATGCCGAGGCGATCCGCCGGCTGCGCGAAGAGGTCCGCATCGAGCCGGTGCGCGGCGACGGCGCGGAGCAGGTCTCGCCGACCGAGTTGGCCGGCCGGGTCGAGGAGATCGCCTCGTGA
- a CDS encoding MFS transporter translates to MSEPPADTSSIPLNPGQRWRAYWVCVAVAALTILDLSKVNVALPSIEQAFDVGSTELQLIVSGFVLAFGLTLVPAGRIGDQRSRKALFIIGLSAFLVTSAICALAPNVTILLIGRLLQGIAAGIQMPQVLGLVQQLFQGDERGRAFGLFGATIGIATAFGPTLGGLLIAVGGATDGWRWIFWMNVPLAAIAIVFAARLLPGPPDRPARKLALDPIGLVLFGITVVALMWPFLFTTGSPDDNPARWWTLVVFVLGLTAFIAWERRYAASGRHPLVPLSLFSVSSYRNGTALATAFFSAMPATFLLTTLYLQQGLGLEPVFAGMVTIGFALTSAVASWLGGNLVNRLGRPLVVWGLVLLLAGFGALVLVALFLPPEFAPWAMAGALTIAGFGGGFVISPNQTLTLADIPVKQGGLAGSVGQLGQRIGTAVGTAVGLSLFYATIWRESNGNGPDLEVYQHAYGYGMLAVALFLAVALALGLADLGERRRQRRGLG, encoded by the coding sequence ATGTCCGAGCCGCCAGCTGACACCTCCTCGATCCCGCTGAACCCCGGGCAGCGGTGGCGCGCCTATTGGGTCTGCGTTGCGGTCGCCGCACTCACCATCCTCGACCTCAGCAAGGTCAACGTCGCGCTGCCGTCCATCGAGCAGGCGTTCGACGTCGGCTCGACCGAGCTGCAGCTCATCGTCTCGGGCTTCGTGCTGGCGTTCGGGCTCACGCTCGTGCCCGCCGGCCGCATCGGCGACCAGCGCTCGCGCAAGGCGCTGTTCATCATCGGCCTCAGCGCGTTCCTGGTGACGAGCGCGATCTGTGCCCTCGCCCCGAACGTGACGATCCTGCTCATCGGCCGACTGCTGCAGGGCATCGCCGCGGGCATCCAGATGCCCCAGGTGCTCGGGCTCGTGCAGCAGCTGTTCCAGGGCGACGAGCGCGGGCGCGCCTTCGGCCTGTTCGGCGCGACGATCGGCATCGCGACCGCATTCGGCCCGACGCTCGGCGGCCTGCTCATCGCCGTCGGCGGCGCGACCGACGGCTGGCGCTGGATCTTCTGGATGAACGTGCCGCTCGCCGCCATCGCGATCGTGTTCGCCGCGCGCCTGCTGCCAGGCCCGCCCGACCGGCCGGCCCGCAAGCTCGCGCTCGACCCGATCGGGCTCGTGCTCTTCGGTATCACCGTCGTCGCGCTCATGTGGCCGTTCCTGTTCACGACCGGCTCGCCCGACGACAATCCCGCGCGCTGGTGGACGCTCGTCGTGTTCGTGCTCGGCCTCACGGCGTTCATCGCGTGGGAGCGCCGGTACGCGGCGTCGGGGAGGCATCCGCTCGTGCCGCTCTCGCTGTTCAGCGTGAGCTCGTATCGCAACGGCACCGCCCTCGCGACCGCGTTCTTCTCCGCGATGCCCGCCACGTTCCTGCTGACCACGCTGTACCTGCAGCAGGGGCTCGGCCTTGAGCCCGTGTTCGCGGGCATGGTCACGATCGGCTTCGCGCTCACGAGCGCGGTCGCGTCGTGGCTGGGCGGCAACCTCGTGAACCGGCTCGGCCGGCCGCTCGTGGTGTGGGGCCTCGTCCTGCTGCTCGCCGGATTCGGCGCGCTCGTGCTCGTCGCCCTGTTCCTGCCGCCCGAGTTCGCGCCGTGGGCGATGGCCGGGGCGCTGACGATCGCCGGATTCGGCGGTGGCTTCGTGATCTCGCCCAATCAGACGCTCACCCTCGCCGACATCCCGGTGAAGCAGGGCGGCCTCGCCGGCTCGGTCGGCCAGCTCGGCCAGCGCATCGGCACCGCGGTCGGCACGGCCGTCGGGCTCTCACTGTTCTACGCGACCATCTGGCGCGAGTCGAACGGCAACGGCCCCGACCTCGAGGTGTACCAGCACGCGTACGGCTACGGCATGCTCGCGGTCGCGCTGTTCCTCGCGGTCGCGCTCGCGCTGGGCCTCGCCGATCTCGGCGAGCGCCGCCGGCAGCGCCGCGGGCTCGGCTGA
- a CDS encoding MFS transporter: MPRATAARLRLGPLATIVGFLAFVEFTSGILQGYYTPMLTDIARHLGINDADVNWLEGSQLALSALVVPALAKLGDMVGHKRILLWSTAITAAASLVLPFTDSFAVFLVAWALQGFYVVWLPLEIALIWSRSRAAGHSAALTAKAAGLLVAALELGAITGALVGGALIDTLPLTVVLLIPALAVVVCFAVIWFGVREPPDLAGGRLDTVGLVLISFALLALTGGLSFLRLNGVGDPLSWALVLAGVLLVIPFVRWELRHPDPIIDVRMFRSAALWPVFVTAGLFGVSVLGAQAPLSTFARTDPDEVGYGLGTAGFATSLIIGIYLIAMIAGALLYPVVARRLTPRIALMIASSLVAVGYLMFLPLHDTYGQVVTNMVIAGLGSGALVAALPAAAAAAAPHHQTGVATGLTNSVKTVGGAVASCVFGIALASHVVGTGGAGGAESTAGSFAGYVTVWLVCGLTAVLATVLLAFVPRQAFTDAPAAAPAAQR; the protein is encoded by the coding sequence ATGCCCCGTGCCACCGCCGCGCGCCTGCGCCTCGGCCCGCTCGCCACGATCGTCGGCTTCCTCGCCTTCGTCGAGTTCACGAGCGGCATCCTGCAGGGCTACTACACGCCCATGCTCACCGACATCGCGCGGCACCTCGGCATCAACGACGCCGACGTGAACTGGCTCGAGGGCTCGCAGCTCGCGCTCTCGGCGCTCGTCGTTCCGGCGCTCGCGAAGCTCGGCGACATGGTCGGGCACAAGCGCATCCTGCTCTGGTCGACGGCGATCACCGCAGCGGCGTCGCTCGTGCTGCCGTTCACCGACTCGTTCGCGGTGTTCCTCGTGGCGTGGGCGCTGCAGGGCTTCTACGTCGTGTGGCTGCCGCTCGAGATCGCGCTGATCTGGTCGCGCTCACGGGCGGCCGGGCACTCGGCCGCGCTCACGGCGAAGGCCGCAGGGCTGCTGGTCGCGGCGCTGGAGCTCGGCGCGATCACGGGCGCACTGGTCGGTGGTGCACTCATCGACACGCTGCCGCTGACGGTCGTGCTGCTGATCCCGGCGCTCGCGGTCGTCGTGTGTTTCGCGGTCATCTGGTTCGGGGTGCGCGAGCCGCCCGATCTCGCGGGCGGCCGGCTCGACACGGTCGGGCTCGTGCTCATCTCGTTCGCGCTCCTCGCGCTCACGGGCGGGCTCAGCTTCCTGCGCCTGAACGGCGTGGGCGACCCGCTGTCGTGGGCGCTCGTGCTCGCGGGCGTGCTGCTCGTGATCCCGTTCGTCAGGTGGGAGCTGCGGCACCCCGACCCGATCATCGACGTGCGCATGTTCCGCTCTGCGGCGCTCTGGCCGGTCTTCGTCACGGCCGGGCTCTTCGGCGTGAGCGTGCTCGGCGCGCAGGCGCCGCTCTCGACATTCGCCCGCACCGACCCTGACGAGGTCGGATACGGGCTCGGCACGGCGGGCTTCGCGACGAGCCTCATCATCGGGATCTACCTCATCGCGATGATCGCGGGAGCGCTGCTCTACCCCGTGGTCGCGCGCCGGCTCACCCCGCGGATCGCGCTCATGATCGCCTCGTCACTGGTCGCGGTCGGGTACCTCATGTTCCTGCCCCTGCACGACACGTACGGGCAGGTCGTGACGAACATGGTGATCGCGGGACTGGGCTCGGGTGCCCTCGTCGCCGCGCTGCCCGCCGCGGCCGCGGCCGCCGCACCGCACCACCAGACGGGCGTCGCGACCGGGCTCACGAACTCGGTGAAGACCGTCGGCGGCGCGGTCGCGTCGTGCGTGTTCGGCATCGCCCTCGCCTCACACGTCGTGGGCACGGGCGGCGCCGGAGGCGCCGAGAGCACGGCGGGGTCGTTCGCGGGCTACGTCACGGTGTGGCTCGTCTGCGGGCTCACGGCGGTGCTCGCGACGGTGCTGCTGGCCTTCGTCCCGCGTCAGGCGTTCACGGATGCCCCGGCGGCGGCCCCGGCCGCCCAGCGCTGA
- a CDS encoding M20/M25/M40 family metallo-hydrolase, whose translation MSDHERERVDAVPVRPGAAERLSRMVQLPTVSAELETRGLDDFERFRELIDELYPLVSAQLELERVGDLGLLYRWRGSGPGDPVVLMAHFDVVPAASRDGWRIPPFEGRIADGAVWGRGTLDDKGPLLVVLEAVENLLAVDVIPARDVYLSFGGDEESYGKAARAISDLFRERRITPWLVIDEGGAVVDAPLPFVKVPAAMVGVGEKGVLTVRLRAVSDGGHASAPPKLTAAARVGRAVAKLTPSTFAARTPSSTRAMLRAFTPHTRGAARLLLRVLTAVPWLTARVFSRLGGEPAALVRTTVAPTMLEGGTAHNVLPSEASAIVNLRIAIGETVATTVTRLRRAIGDPSVAVEIIEGSDPSPESPVDDARFRAIGDAVAASYPEAITAPYLMMAATDSRWFHRFAPAVYRFAPLAMTAAQRASIHGVDEHVTIDSLVRGERFHRTLLTSLPH comes from the coding sequence ATGAGCGATCATGAGCGCGAGCGGGTCGACGCCGTCCCGGTTCGGCCCGGAGCCGCGGAGCGGCTCTCCCGCATGGTGCAACTGCCCACCGTCTCCGCAGAGCTCGAGACGCGCGGGCTCGACGACTTCGAACGGTTCCGCGAGCTCATCGACGAGCTCTACCCGCTCGTCAGCGCACAGCTCGAGCTCGAGCGGGTCGGTGACCTCGGGCTCCTCTATCGCTGGCGCGGCAGCGGCCCCGGCGACCCGGTCGTGCTCATGGCGCACTTCGACGTCGTGCCGGCCGCCTCGCGCGACGGCTGGCGAATCCCACCGTTCGAGGGCCGCATCGCAGACGGCGCGGTCTGGGGACGCGGGACGCTCGACGACAAGGGTCCGCTCCTCGTCGTGCTCGAGGCGGTCGAGAACCTGCTCGCCGTCGACGTCATCCCGGCGCGCGACGTCTACCTCTCGTTCGGCGGCGACGAGGAGAGCTACGGCAAGGCGGCCCGTGCGATCTCAGACCTGTTCCGGGAGCGGCGCATCACGCCGTGGCTCGTGATCGACGAGGGCGGCGCGGTCGTCGACGCGCCGCTGCCGTTCGTCAAGGTGCCGGCCGCCATGGTCGGCGTCGGCGAGAAGGGCGTGCTCACGGTGCGGTTGCGCGCCGTGAGCGACGGTGGGCACGCGTCCGCGCCGCCGAAGCTCACCGCCGCGGCCCGCGTCGGCCGCGCCGTCGCGAAGCTCACGCCATCGACCTTCGCCGCTCGCACACCCTCGTCGACGCGCGCGATGCTCCGCGCCTTCACCCCGCACACGCGCGGTGCCGCGCGCCTCCTGCTGCGCGTGCTGACGGCGGTGCCGTGGCTGACCGCACGCGTCTTCTCCCGGCTCGGCGGCGAGCCCGCCGCGCTCGTGCGCACGACGGTCGCCCCGACCATGCTGGAGGGCGGCACCGCGCACAACGTGCTCCCGTCCGAGGCATCCGCCATCGTGAACCTGCGCATCGCGATCGGCGAGACCGTGGCGACCACCGTCACACGTCTGCGCCGCGCCATCGGCGACCCGTCGGTCGCGGTCGAGATCATCGAGGGCAGCGACCCGTCGCCCGAGTCCCCCGTGGACGATGCCCGGTTCCGCGCGATCGGCGATGCGGTCGCGGCGTCGTACCCGGAGGCGATCACCGCGCCGTACCTGATGATGGCCGCGACCGATTCCCGGTGGTTCCACCGGTTCGCGCCGGCCGTGTACCGATTCGCCCCGCTCGCGATGACGGCCGCGCAGCGCGCGAGCATCCACGGCGTCGACGAGCACGTCACGATCGACAGCCTCGTACGCGGCGAGCGCTTCCACCGGACCCTGCTCACCTCCCTGCCCCACTGA
- a CDS encoding NADPH-dependent F420 reductase: MTDRPVIGIFGAGKVGTALARLLVAAGYEVRIAGSPRQTALDLLVSVVAPGAIVTSPEELVAAADVIIVAVPFGKGPTVPWPRFDGKIVVDAMNYWPPIDGRIAEVEADSRSTSELNQARNPAARLVKSLNHLGYHEMEDDSLPPGAALRRALAVVGDDADARAVIARVIDDLGFDPVDGGALAHGRELEPGHPAFGRELSAAELGVLLTPAATRAA, from the coding sequence GTGACGGATCGACCGGTGATCGGGATCTTCGGTGCAGGCAAGGTCGGCACCGCGCTCGCGCGACTCCTCGTCGCCGCCGGGTACGAGGTGCGCATCGCGGGCTCGCCGCGGCAGACCGCGCTCGACCTGCTCGTGAGCGTCGTCGCCCCCGGCGCGATCGTCACCTCACCCGAGGAACTCGTCGCCGCCGCCGACGTCATCATCGTCGCAGTGCCGTTCGGCAAGGGGCCGACCGTGCCGTGGCCGCGGTTCGACGGCAAGATCGTCGTCGACGCGATGAACTACTGGCCGCCGATCGACGGGCGCATCGCCGAGGTCGAAGCCGACTCGCGGTCGACCAGCGAGTTGAACCAGGCCAGGAACCCCGCCGCGCGGCTCGTGAAGAGCCTCAACCATCTCGGGTATCACGAGATGGAGGACGACAGCCTGCCGCCCGGCGCCGCGCTGCGGCGAGCGCTCGCGGTCGTCGGCGACGACGCCGATGCGCGTGCGGTCATCGCCCGCGTCATCGACGATCTCGGGTTCGACCCGGTCGACGGGGGCGCGCTCGCACACGGCCGGGAGCTCGAGCCCGGCCACCCGGCCTTCGGCCGCGAGCTCTCGGCAGCCGAGCTCGGCGTGCTGCTCACCCCGGCCGCGACCCGCGCCGCCTAA
- a CDS encoding LLM class flavin-dependent oxidoreductase, translated as MTQELEFGLDTFGDVTLGPDGEPLPHAQVLRNLVDQAVLADRLGLDFFGVGEHHRHEFAVSAPEVVLAAIAARTERIHLGSAVTVLSSDDPVRVFQRFATLDGLSNGRAEVILGRGSFIESFPLFGYDLSQYQELFEQKLELFAALLPQEPVTWQGTLRPALIDQLVYPPVEHGRLKTWVGVGGSPESVVRAAKYGLPLVLAIIGGSAARFAPLANLYRKALEQFGHPEQPIAMHSPGFVAATDDEALDTLWPHYRSIMDRIGRERGWGPITREHFEQEAAQGALYAGSPETVAQKIASAVQAVGASRFDLKYSNGTLPHEAMTASIERYATEVVPRVRELLAEAEEPPSEASA; from the coding sequence ATGACTCAGGAGCTCGAATTCGGACTCGACACCTTCGGCGACGTCACGCTCGGGCCCGACGGCGAACCGCTGCCGCACGCGCAGGTCCTGCGCAACCTGGTGGACCAGGCGGTGCTGGCCGACCGCCTCGGCCTCGACTTCTTCGGCGTCGGCGAACACCACCGGCACGAGTTCGCGGTCTCGGCACCCGAGGTGGTGCTCGCCGCGATCGCCGCGCGCACGGAGCGCATCCATCTCGGGTCGGCCGTGACCGTGCTGAGCTCCGACGACCCGGTGCGGGTCTTCCAGCGGTTCGCGACGCTCGACGGCCTCTCGAACGGCCGCGCCGAGGTGATCCTCGGGCGCGGATCCTTCATCGAGTCCTTCCCGCTGTTCGGGTACGACCTCAGCCAGTACCAGGAGCTGTTCGAGCAGAAGCTCGAGCTGTTCGCGGCGCTGCTGCCGCAGGAGCCGGTGACCTGGCAGGGCACCCTGCGGCCCGCGCTCATCGACCAGCTCGTCTACCCGCCCGTCGAGCACGGGCGGCTGAAGACCTGGGTCGGCGTCGGTGGCAGCCCCGAGTCCGTGGTGCGTGCGGCGAAGTACGGGCTGCCGCTCGTGCTCGCCATCATCGGCGGCTCCGCCGCGCGCTTCGCGCCCCTTGCGAACCTCTACCGCAAGGCCCTCGAGCAGTTCGGACACCCCGAGCAGCCGATCGCCATGCACTCGCCCGGCTTCGTCGCGGCCACCGACGACGAGGCACTCGACACGCTCTGGCCGCACTACCGGTCGATCATGGACCGGATCGGCCGCGAGCGCGGCTGGGGCCCGATCACGCGCGAGCACTTCGAGCAGGAGGCGGCGCAGGGTGCGCTCTACGCCGGCTCGCCCGAGACGGTGGCGCAGAAGATCGCGAGCGCGGTGCAGGCGGTCGGCGCGAGCCGCTTCGACCTGAAGTACTCGAACGGCACGTTGCCGCACGAGGCGATGACCGCGAGCATCGAACGGTATGCGACCGAGGTCGTCCCGCGGGTCCGCGAACTGCTCGCCGAGGCCGAGGAGCCGCCGTCCGAGGCATCCGCCTGA